A genome region from Cucurbita pepo subsp. pepo cultivar mu-cu-16 chromosome LG02, ASM280686v2, whole genome shotgun sequence includes the following:
- the LOC111786697 gene encoding calcium-transporting ATPase 1, endoplasmic reticulum-type-like: MGGDGENYGKKEPFAANISNNETYPAWATDVRECLEKYQVNPDLGLSSEEVEKQRKIYGSNELEKHEGTSIFKLVLEQFNDTLVRILLAAAVVSFVLAWYDGEEGGEMEITAFVEPLVIFLILIVNAIVGIWQENNAEKALEALKEIQSEQASVIRNGKHVSIVSKDIVPGDIVELRVGDKVPADMRVLRLISSTFRVEQGSLTGESEAVSKTAKAVPEDTDIQGKKCMVFAGTTVVNGNCICLVTQTGMSTELGQVHSQIQEASQGEDDTPLKKKLNEFGELLTAIIGVICALVWLINVKYFLTWEYVDGWPANFKFSFEKCTYYFEIAVALAVAAIPEGLPAVITTCLALGTRKMAQKNALVRKLPSVETLGCTTVICSDKTGTLTTNQMAVAKIVALGSRVGTLRAFDVEGTTYDPSDGKIIGWLGGQLDANLQMLAKIAAVCNDAVVQKSGHHFVVNGMPTEAALKVLVEKMGLPEGYDSTSASIGDVLRCCDVWNKNEQRIATLEFDRDRKSMGVITNSSSGKKSLLVKGAVENLLERSSFIQLIDGSIVKLDSDSKTHLLSYLREMSSSALRCLGFAYKEDLPEFSTYNSGDEEHPAHRLLLDPSNYSKIESNLIFAGFVGLRDPPRKEVHQAIEDCKAAGIRVMVITGDNQNTAEAVCREIGVFGQREAISSRSLTGKEFMAMSREDQKSHLRQDRGLLFSRAEPRHKQEIVRLLKEDGEVVAMTGDGVNDAPALKLADIGIAMGIAGTEVAKEASDMVLADDNFSTIVAAVGEGRSIYDNMKAFIRYMISSNIGEVASIFLTAALGIPEGMIPVQLLWVNLVTDGPPATALGFNPPDTDIMKKPPRRSDDSLITAWILFRYLVIGLYVGIATVGVFIIWYTHASFMGIDLSGDGHSLVSYSQLANWDQCPSWEGFTVSPFMAGDQVFSFDSDPCDYFRSGKIKASTLSLSVLVAIEMFNSLNALSEDGSLLTMPPWVNPWLLLAMSVSFGLHFLILYVPFLAQIFGIVPLSLNEWLLVLAVALPVILIDEILKFVGRLTSGLRTSRPSSRLLKQKSE; this comes from the exons ATGGGTGGAGACGGGGAAAACTATGGGAAAAAGGAACCTTTTGCTGCTAACATCTCGAATAACGAAACTTATCCTGCCTGGGCAACGGATGTTCGAGAATGCCTAGAGAAGTACCAAGTGAACCCTGATCTCGGATTATCTTCTGAGGAGGTtgagaaacagagaaagatCTACGGTTCCAATGAATTGGAGAAACATGAGGGTACATCAATCTTTAAACTAGTTTTGGAACAATTTAATGATACACTAGTTAGGATTCTATTAGCTGCAGCAGTTGTatcttttgttcttgcgtGGTATGATGGTGAGGAAGGAGGTGAGATGGAGATTACAGCATTTGTGGAGCCTttagttattttcttgatattgATTGTCAATGCCATTGTTGGCATTTGGCAAGAGAACAATGCTGAGAAAGCATTGGAAGCTCTTAAAGAAATTCAGTCTGAACAGGCTTCAGTAATTCGAAATGGTAAACATGTTTCAATTGTTTCCAAGGACATTGTTCCTGGTGATATAGTAGAACTCAGAGTTGGGGATAAGGTGCCTGCTGACATGCGAGTGTTGCGGTTAATCAGCTCAACTTTTCGGGTTGAGCAGGGGTCCTTGACTGGTGAGAGCGAAGCGGTGAGCAAGACTGCTAAGGCTGTGCCAGAAGATACAGACATACAAGGGAAAAAGTGTATGGTTTTTGCAGGGACAACAGTTGTCAATGGAAATTGTATTTGCCTTGTTACCCAGACAGGGATGAGCACTGAACTAGGACAGGTCCATTCTCAGATACAAGAAGCATCCCAGGGTGAAGATGATACaccattgaagaagaagttgaATGAGTTTGGGGAGCTTTTAACAGCAATAATTGGAGTGATCTGTGCTCTAGTTTGGCTTATTAATGTCAAATACTTCCTCACTTGGGAATATGTTGATGGGTGGCCGGCAAATTTCAAGTTCTCATTTGAGAAATGTACGTATTACTTCGAGATTGCCGTGGCATTGGCTGTAGCTGCAATTCCTGAAGGTTTGCCTGCAGTCATAACTACATGCTTGGCACTTGGCACTCGGAAAATGGCCCAAAAGAATGCTCTTGTTCGGAAGCTGCCCAGTGTTGAAACTCTTGGCTGTACAACTGTGATATGTTCTGATAAGACAGGTACTCTAACAACTAATCAGATGGCTGTAGCGAAAATTGTGGCTCTCGGTTCTCGTGTTGGTACTCTGCGAGCCTTTGATGTGGAAGGGACTACATATGATCCTTCAGATGGAAAAATAATTGGTTGGCTTGGAGGTCAACTGGATGCTAATCTGCAAATGTTGGCAAAGATTGCCGCTGTCTGTAATGATGCAGTTGTTCAAAAATCTGGTCATCATTTTGTTGTGAATGGAATGCCTACTGAAGCAGCATTGAAG GTTCTTGTGGAAAAGATGGGTCTTCCTGAAGGATATGACTCCACTTCAGCTTCCATTGGGGATGTCCTGC GATGCTGCGACGTTTGGAATAAGAACGAGCAACGCATTGCTACTCTAGAGTTTGACCGAGATCGTAAATCAATGGGAGTTATTACAAATTCTAGCTCAGGAAAGAAGTCATTACTCGTGAAG GGTGCTGTTGAAAATCTTTTGGAACGGAGTTCATTTATTCAACTTATTGATGGATCTATTGTGAAGTTGGACTCGGACTCAAAAACCCACCTCTTAAGTTACTTGCGTGAGATGTCATCAAGTGCATTAAGGTGTTTAGGTTTTGCATACAAGGAAGACCTTCCAGAATTTTCCACTTACAATAGTGGTGACGAAGAACATCCAGCACATCGGCTTTTACTTGACCCGTCCAATTActctaaaattgaaagtaatcTTATTTTTGCTGGCTTTGTTGGATTAAGG gaTCCTCCCCGAAAAGAGGTTCATCAAGCAATCGAAGACTGTAAAGCTGCTGGTATTCGTGTCATGGTTATCACAGGGGACAACCAGAACACAGCCGAAGCTGTATGTCGAGAAATAGGTGTATTTGGACAACGTGAAGCTATAAGTTCCAGAAGTTTAACCGGAAAAGAGTTCATGGCAATGAGCCGGGAGGATCAAAAATCCCATTTAAGACAAGATAGAGGACTTCTTTTCTCAAGGGCTGAGCCAAGacataaacaagaaatagtAAGATTGCTCAAGGAAGATGGTGAAGTTGTTGCCATGACAGGAGATGGAGTCAATGATGCACCTGCTTTGAAGTTGGCTGATATTGGGATTGCGATGGGCATTGCTGGGACAGAG gtTGCTAAGGAAGCCTCCGACATGGTTCTGGCAGATGACAATTTTAGTACAATAGTTGCAGCAGTTGGTGAAGGCAGATCCATTTACGACAATATGAAGGCATTTATCAG GTACATGATTTCCTCAAACATCGGCGAGGTTGCGTCGATATTTTTGACAGCAGCACTGGGTATTCCCGAAGGGATGATCCCTGTTCAGCTTCTCTGGGTTAATCTCGTTACAGATGGACCTCCAGCTACTGCATTGGGATTTAATCCACCCGATACTGATATAATGAAGAAACCACCTAGAAGAAGTGATGACTCGTTGATCACGGCCTGGATTTTGTTCCGCTATTTG GTTATTGGACTTTACGTAGGGATAGCAACTGTAggagtatttattatttggtaTACACATGCTTCCTTCATGGGCATTGACCTGTCCGGAGATGGTCACAGTCTGGTCTCGTACTCTCAGCTCGCAAACTGGGATCAGTGCCCGTCTTGGGAAGGGTTTACCGTGTCGCCTTTCATGGCTGGGGACCAAGTCTTCAGCTTCGATTCAGATCCATGCGACTACTTCCGTTCAGGCAAGATCAAGGCCTCAACTCTCTCACTCTCCGTTTTGGTCGC